In a genomic window of Anaeromicrobium sediminis:
- a CDS encoding 4Fe-4S binding protein: MNIKEIYEYIDKIGCVSFSTVDDGYVQSRIAHFFAFDDDGLYFRTMMVKPFYHQLKANGNVAICGMYPSTQLLGHDDNGSPNFVGGYTMRLAGDIKELTTEEVELKAKTNSDFKTAIYDMNKYPATRCFCIYKGKGEIFDYDFKLEKRDHKLLRTRFSFGGMTYNNAGCIITNKCIECGKCHKVCTFAAVKKGSPYKINGARCDECGSCYLACPVGAIEKPLTF, encoded by the coding sequence ATGAATATTAAAGAAATTTATGAGTATATTGATAAAATTGGATGTGTTTCTTTTTCTACTGTGGACGATGGATATGTACAATCTCGCATTGCTCACTTTTTCGCATTTGATGATGATGGTTTATATTTTAGAACAATGATGGTTAAACCTTTTTATCACCAGCTCAAGGCAAACGGAAATGTGGCTATTTGTGGCATGTACCCGTCAACACAGCTCCTTGGTCATGATGATAATGGTTCACCAAATTTTGTAGGTGGTTATACTATGAGGCTTGCAGGAGATATTAAAGAGTTAACCACAGAAGAAGTAGAATTAAAAGCAAAAACCAATTCTGATTTTAAAACTGCAATATATGATATGAATAAATATCCTGCAACACGATGTTTTTGCATTTACAAAGGAAAGGGAGAAATTTTTGACTATGATTTTAAGTTAGAAAAGCGCGATCACAAGCTTTTGAGAACAAGATTTTCCTTTGGTGGAATGACTTATAATAATGCAGGATGCATTATTACCAATAAGTGTATAGAATGTGGAAAATGTCATAAAGTCTGTACATTTGCAGCAGTAAAAAAGGGCTCACCATATAAAATTAATGGAGCACGTTGTGATGAATGTGGTTCATGTTATTTGGCCTGTCCAGTGGGAGCTATTGAAAAACCCTTAACTTTTTAG
- a CDS encoding sensor histidine kinase: protein FTNPGDEIEVNIYDKGDKIQISVKDTGVGIPKEKQKIIFEKFSQVNHLYNRNHEGSGIGLSLVKSLVDMHSGEIYVKSELGQGTEVIIQLPVKHVCEEDDINQTEYYRQSINVEKIQIEFSDIYE from the coding sequence TTCACAAATCCAGGAGATGAAATAGAAGTTAATATTTATGACAAAGGAGATAAAATTCAGATTTCAGTAAAGGATACGGGTGTGGGAATTCCTAAAGAAAAACAAAAAATAATTTTTGAAAAATTTAGCCAAGTTAATCACTTGTATAATAGAAACCATGAAGGAAGTGGCATAGGATTATCCTTAGTAAAATCCTTAGTGGACATGCATTCGGGCGAAATATATGTAAAAAGTGAATTAGGGCAAGGAACTGAAGTAATTATTCAACTGCCTGTTAAGCATGTTTGTGAAGAAGATGACATAAACCAAACCGAATATTATAGACAGTCAATTAATGTAGAAAAAATTCAAATTGAATTTTCAGATATATACGAATAA